In a single window of the Gemmatimonadota bacterium genome:
- a CDS encoding sigma-70 family RNA polymerase sigma factor produces MTRALTMDIMSLPNAEAVVARAKLGDPVALEALYTAYSTPAYNLARRICRTTEDAEDVLQETFFEVCRSIRNYRGDGSIWGWIRTVTSSKALMRLRRNKYRDTDDLTDELAPSRAGSHALRMDLESALARLSETARAVVWLHDVEGYTHEEIASQMGKTVSFSKSQLARAHQRLRLWLGEEAFA; encoded by the coding sequence ATGACTAGAGCGCTGACGATGGACATCATGTCCCTGCCGAATGCCGAAGCCGTGGTCGCCCGCGCCAAGCTGGGCGACCCCGTAGCCCTCGAGGCGCTGTACACCGCCTACAGCACGCCGGCTTACAATCTGGCCCGGCGAATCTGCCGGACCACGGAAGACGCCGAAGATGTGCTGCAAGAGACCTTCTTCGAGGTGTGTCGTAGTATTCGCAACTACCGTGGCGATGGCTCCATCTGGGGCTGGATTCGGACGGTGACCTCCAGCAAGGCGCTCATGCGCCTCCGCCGCAACAAGTACCGCGATACCGACGACCTGACCGATGAACTGGCACCCTCGAGGGCCGGTTCGCACGCGCTCCGGATGGACCTCGAGAGTGCCCTCGCGCGGCTCTCCGAGACCGCCCGCGCCGTGGTCTGGTTGCATGACGTCGAGGGGTACACCCACGAAGAGATCGCTTCCCAGATGGGAAAGACCGTCTCCTTCTCGAAGTCGCAGCTGGCCCGGGCGCACCAGCGCCTCCGCCTCTGGCTCGGCGAGGAGGCCTTCGCATGA
- a CDS encoding SRPBCC family protein: MWKWILGILAVLAIVVIGGAYFGYKKMTAAGDTLTMTIAGSPERIFASLATPDSMSAWVASAKVTRPIGKGMLVAGDTLVLDDPGREIGGNRQNMDWVVKEISAPRLLVLEMRPDTGKVKSTLMMRRDSLVAQGDSTVLISTFSAPFMDSVGTATKDSSKMGGAIVSGASKVMVGALRLIYESDLKRLKARIEGTPTP, from the coding sequence ATGTGGAAATGGATCCTGGGCATCCTGGCGGTGCTGGCGATCGTGGTCATCGGCGGGGCGTACTTCGGCTACAAGAAGATGACCGCTGCGGGTGATACCCTCACCATGACAATTGCCGGCTCGCCGGAGCGGATCTTCGCGTCGCTCGCAACGCCGGACTCGATGTCGGCGTGGGTCGCGTCGGCCAAGGTCACGCGGCCGATCGGCAAGGGGATGCTGGTCGCAGGCGACACGCTGGTGCTCGATGATCCGGGTCGCGAGATCGGTGGCAACCGCCAGAACATGGACTGGGTCGTCAAGGAAATTTCGGCACCGCGGTTGCTGGTGCTCGAGATGCGCCCCGACACCGGGAAGGTGAAAAGCACGTTGATGATGCGGCGCGATTCGCTGGTGGCACAGGGCGATTCCACCGTCCTGATCAGCACTTTCTCGGCGCCATTCATGGATTCGGTAGGGACGGCGACCAAGGACAGCAGCAAGATGGGCGGCGCGATTGTTTCGGGCGCCAGCAAGGTGATGGTGGGTGCGCTGCGACTGATCTATGAGTCGGACCTCAAGCGACTCAAGGCGCGGATCGAAGGGACCCCGACGCCCTGA
- a CDS encoding PadR family transcriptional regulator, giving the protein MKEATSNLPILKGTLDMLVLKALSGGPMHGFGIALWLEQHSTGQLELDDSLTYQVLHRLEGRGLIDAEWRVTSKNRRARLYTLNRAGHDHLGAEFQQWLRFSSVVTGIMTQTLHPHPG; this is encoded by the coding sequence ATGAAAGAAGCCACCTCGAATCTTCCGATTCTCAAAGGGACCCTCGACATGCTGGTCCTCAAGGCGTTGAGTGGCGGACCCATGCACGGCTTCGGAATCGCCCTCTGGTTGGAGCAGCATTCAACGGGGCAACTCGAACTCGACGACAGCCTCACCTATCAGGTGCTTCATCGCCTCGAGGGACGCGGCCTCATCGACGCCGAATGGCGCGTGACCAGCAAGAACCGACGCGCCCGTCTGTATACCCTGAATCGCGCGGGTCATGACCACCTTGGGGCGGAATTCCAGCAGTGGCTCCGCTTCAGCAGTGTCGTCACCGGCATCATGACGCAGACCCTCCACCCTCACCCGGGATAG
- a CDS encoding PadR family transcriptional regulator — MTSATLGVRMRDGKADLLQGTLDLLILKALGNTPLHGWAISKRIQQTSRDVLSVNQGSLYPALYRLEDRGWIVGSEESSPEGRRIKVYRLTLAGQQQMTEAVQSWRVFSLAVNHVLRAT, encoded by the coding sequence ATGACCTCTGCAACGCTCGGGGTGCGAATGCGCGACGGCAAGGCCGACCTGCTCCAGGGAACGCTTGATCTGCTGATCCTGAAGGCGCTGGGCAACACTCCGCTCCATGGCTGGGCCATTTCGAAGCGGATCCAGCAGACCTCCCGTGACGTGCTCTCCGTCAACCAGGGGTCACTCTACCCCGCGCTGTACCGGTTGGAGGACCGCGGCTGGATCGTTGGCTCCGAGGAGAGTTCGCCCGAGGGGCGGCGCATCAAGGTCTATCGCCTGACGCTGGCTGGTCAGCAACAGATGACCGAGGCGGTGCAGTCGTGGCGGGTCTTTTCGCTAGCAGTGAATCACGTGCTGCGTGCAACGTGA
- a CDS encoding ABC transporter permease, with the protein MPDSSGKLPPGARWFRLRPRGRAAIEAQMREELDAHLALATEYLVSRGVPPQQAEDQARARFRDFETARQNLYRTARQREAEMARHQALGEVRTDIRFTIEGIARDLRLAARGFRRVPAFAAAALMTLALGIGATTTVLSLAYNIWLRPLPYADPARLVTLRDAYRGQGVGGVSSAEIEDFRTNPFLGGVAGFSYGAAITKVAGEPVRLVCYRVTSNLFEVLGVRPILGRGFVAEEGIQGRGAVVVISHRFWNQRLGSDPAAVGKSLELFGSTFTIIGVMPKEFQIPSGVRSDLWIPSENVGVAANRGQRYAGAVARLKPAASLQQAQAGMAPINSRLAQDYPDTHREWTTILTSISDETLGSYRAAFTFLLGTVGLLLLIACANIASLFLARNSARHGELAVRVALGATRGRLTRQLFIESLLLSAAGGVLGILAARLGTPLLVRMLPPGTPRLDEVAVNLPVLGFAVLLSGLAGILCAIAPAWHLSTNAPHEWIKGMSRTVVQGRHALQQTLVIAQVALSLMLMVGAGLMLKSFFHLTARDHGYDPQGLLTMSVTVPFDRYGSESARAQVYQQITGHIARLPTVESVGEVNGFPGSGLGTLGFGSVGTKPGSPSVQVTLHANGPDYFRTMRTPLISGRAFTGQDRGGTPHVLIVNQALAAKLWPGESPIGKSLVLPAAMMAMAGGDKETAFEVVGVAGDMRLRALQAPPEIFIPTSQATPFWTNLVIRTRDNPSAAIEGIRHAITSVEPDMLIENVVPMDEIVSGSVAMQRAQSTIVTVFGALAALLSSVGLYGLLSHLVSQRLREIGVRLALGARRADVFKSVVSRGMVLASIGIAAGSGAAYALVRAMRTQVFGLATVEPGVFVGAIAVLLVVSLAGCYFPAWRATRIDPLTALR; encoded by the coding sequence ATGCCTGACAGTTCGGGCAAGCTTCCGCCAGGGGCACGATGGTTTCGTCTGCGACCGAGAGGACGCGCGGCGATCGAGGCGCAGATGCGTGAAGAACTCGACGCGCATCTCGCCCTTGCCACCGAGTATCTGGTGTCGCGTGGCGTCCCGCCTCAGCAGGCCGAGGACCAGGCGCGGGCACGCTTTCGTGATTTCGAGACCGCACGGCAGAACCTCTACCGCACCGCCAGACAGCGTGAGGCAGAAATGGCACGTCACCAGGCCCTCGGGGAAGTCCGCACCGACATTCGATTCACGATCGAAGGAATCGCTCGCGACCTCCGCCTCGCGGCCCGCGGATTTCGTCGCGTGCCGGCCTTTGCCGCCGCGGCACTCATGACGCTGGCGCTCGGGATTGGTGCCACCACGACGGTGCTCTCACTCGCGTACAACATCTGGCTCAGACCACTGCCGTACGCCGATCCAGCTCGACTCGTCACGCTGCGGGACGCCTATCGCGGGCAAGGCGTGGGCGGGGTCTCGTCAGCGGAGATCGAGGATTTCCGTACCAATCCGTTCCTGGGCGGCGTCGCCGGATTCTCCTACGGTGCGGCCATCACCAAGGTCGCCGGGGAACCGGTACGGCTGGTCTGCTATCGTGTCACCAGCAATCTCTTCGAAGTGCTTGGCGTCAGACCGATCCTTGGGCGTGGCTTTGTGGCCGAAGAGGGCATCCAGGGTCGGGGCGCGGTCGTAGTGATCAGCCACCGGTTCTGGAACCAGCGACTCGGAAGCGACCCGGCGGCCGTTGGAAAATCGCTGGAACTCTTCGGTTCGACCTTCACGATCATCGGTGTCATGCCGAAGGAGTTCCAGATTCCTTCGGGCGTTCGAAGTGACCTGTGGATTCCCAGCGAGAATGTCGGCGTCGCAGCGAATCGCGGCCAGCGATACGCCGGCGCAGTGGCCCGCCTCAAACCCGCAGCGAGCCTTCAACAGGCGCAGGCGGGAATGGCTCCTATCAATAGTCGCCTGGCGCAGGACTACCCCGACACCCATCGGGAATGGACAACCATTCTGACTTCGATCAGCGACGAGACGCTCGGAAGCTACCGCGCAGCGTTCACATTCCTGTTGGGGACCGTCGGCCTGCTGCTCTTGATTGCCTGCGCGAACATCGCAAGCCTCTTTCTCGCACGAAACAGCGCGCGTCACGGCGAGCTGGCGGTACGGGTGGCCTTGGGGGCGACTCGCGGCCGGCTCACCAGACAACTCTTCATTGAGAGTCTTCTGCTTTCCGCTGCTGGTGGTGTGCTGGGAATACTCGCGGCGCGACTCGGCACCCCCTTGCTGGTCAGGATGTTGCCGCCAGGCACGCCCCGGCTTGACGAGGTCGCTGTCAACTTGCCGGTGCTGGGATTCGCCGTGCTGCTCTCGGGACTCGCCGGGATACTCTGCGCCATCGCTCCAGCCTGGCACTTGAGCACGAACGCGCCTCACGAGTGGATCAAGGGAATGAGTCGCACCGTCGTGCAAGGCCGGCACGCACTGCAACAGACGCTGGTGATCGCGCAGGTTGCGCTGTCGCTGATGCTGATGGTGGGCGCCGGATTGATGCTCAAGAGCTTCTTCCACCTGACAGCCCGCGACCACGGATACGATCCACAAGGGTTGCTGACAATGAGCGTCACCGTTCCATTCGATCGCTACGGGAGCGAGTCGGCACGCGCCCAGGTCTATCAGCAGATCACTGGCCACATCGCCCGACTGCCGACGGTAGAATCGGTGGGTGAGGTCAACGGATTCCCGGGGAGCGGGCTCGGTACGCTTGGTTTTGGCTCCGTCGGAACCAAGCCGGGTTCGCCATCCGTACAGGTCACCCTGCATGCGAACGGGCCGGACTACTTCCGGACGATGAGGACGCCGCTCATCTCAGGGAGAGCGTTCACCGGGCAGGATCGGGGCGGGACACCGCACGTCCTCATCGTCAATCAGGCGTTGGCGGCGAAATTGTGGCCCGGCGAAAGTCCCATCGGCAAATCGCTCGTACTCCCGGCAGCGATGATGGCGATGGCCGGGGGCGACAAGGAAACCGCGTTCGAGGTGGTTGGTGTCGCAGGCGACATGCGACTCCGTGCACTCCAGGCCCCGCCGGAAATCTTCATACCCACGTCGCAGGCGACCCCGTTCTGGACCAACCTCGTCATTCGAACTCGTGACAATCCGTCAGCGGCCATCGAGGGCATCCGGCATGCCATCACGTCGGTCGAGCCGGACATGCTCATCGAGAACGTCGTTCCGATGGACGAGATTGTGTCGGGTTCGGTCGCGATGCAGCGTGCTCAGAGCACGATCGTCACTGTCTTCGGCGCCCTCGCCGCCCTCCTGTCCTCGGTTGGCCTCTACGGGCTGCTCTCGCACCTTGTGAGTCAACGGCTGCGAGAAATAGGAGTGCGGCTGGCACTGGGGGCGCGCCGCGCCGACGTTTTCAAGTCGGTCGTCTCGCGCGGGATGGTGTTGGCCTCGATCGGGATTGCTGCCGGAAGCGGCGCTGCGTACGCCTTGGTGCGGGCCATGCGCACGCAGGTCTTCGGACTCGCCACGGTCGAGCCGGGTGTGTTTGTCGGCGCTATCGCCGTATTGCTCGTCGTCTCCCTGGCTGGCTGCTACTTCCCCGCCTGGCGCGCGACACGAATCGATCCACTCACGGCGCTGCGCTGA
- a CDS encoding ferritin, giving the protein MLSTKVQDALNAQINLEMASFYSYLAMAAHFESAALPGMANWMRLQSEEERVHAMKLFDHMIDRGGAVELASIAQPKLNYATPISVFEAALGHEQKVTKAINALYSLANKENDYASQVMLQWFINEQVEEEKSAQTAIEQLKMAGKDPSALLMLDQMFGARTAAPTRGGE; this is encoded by the coding sequence ATGCTCTCCACGAAGGTCCAGGACGCCCTCAACGCCCAGATCAACCTTGAGATGGCCTCCTTCTATTCCTACCTGGCGATGGCCGCCCATTTCGAGTCCGCTGCCCTTCCGGGGATGGCGAACTGGATGCGGCTCCAGAGCGAGGAAGAGCGGGTCCACGCGATGAAGCTCTTTGACCATATGATCGACCGGGGTGGCGCGGTCGAGCTGGCCTCGATTGCGCAGCCCAAGCTCAATTATGCCACGCCGATTTCGGTCTTCGAGGCGGCCCTCGGTCACGAGCAGAAAGTGACCAAGGCAATCAATGCGCTCTACTCGCTCGCGAACAAGGAAAATGATTACGCCTCACAGGTGATGCTGCAGTGGTTCATCAACGAGCAGGTCGAGGAAGAGAAGAGTGCCCAGACCGCCATCGAACAGCTCAAGATGGCTGGCAAGGACCCATCGGCCTTGCTGATGCTCGATCAGATGTTCGGCGCGCGCACTGCGGCCCCCACCAGAGGCGGAGAGTAA